In Coregonus clupeaformis isolate EN_2021a chromosome 7, ASM2061545v1, whole genome shotgun sequence, one genomic interval encodes:
- the LOC121569370 gene encoding syntenin-1, which produces MYNGQSIYRIIKTHLSRLFSRTSSRLPETTMSLYPSLEDMKVDQFIQARSSTYSASPTKTPALPAVQDAPNPNPVEEETGLYPKLYPELSEFMGLNLSEDALRQALSVVPAEYYSGAVAPRTSALSYMSAPITGNDCGIRRAEIRQGIREVILCKDSDGKIGLRLKSVDNGVFVQLVQANTAAALGGMRFGDQVLQINGENCAGWSTDKAHKVLKNASAERIAFVVRDRPFERTITLHKDINGQLGFIFKKGKITFIVKDSSAARNGLLTDHHICEVNGQNVIGLKDPQITDILNSAGGVITVTVTPAIIFEHMTKKMSSSIVKSLMDHSIPEV; this is translated from the exons ATGTATAACGGACAGTCAATATATCGCATTATAAAAACACATTTAAGTAGGCTATTCTCTCGGACTTCCTCGCGCTTGCCAG AAACCACCATGTCGCTGTATCCGTCATTGGAGGACATGAAGGTGGATCAATTTATACAG GCTCGAAGTAGTACTTACTCCGCCAGTCCAACCAAGACACCTGCTCTACCTGCTGTACAGGATGCCCCCAATCCAAATCCTGTGGAGGAAGAAACGG GACTCTACCCCAAACTGTACCCTGAGCTCTCAGAGTTCATGGGGCTGAACCTCAGTGAGGATGCACTTCGCCAAGCGCTGTCCGTGGTACCAGCAGAATACTACTCTGGG GCAGTGGCTCCCAGGACTTCCGCTCTGAGCTACATGAGCGCTCCGATCACAGGGAATGACTGTGGCATCCGCAGGGCTGAGATCAGGCAAGGCATCAGGGAGGTCATCCTCTGCAAGGACAGCGACGGCAAGATCGGACTGCGCCTCAAATCTGTGGACAAT ggtgtgtttgttcAGCTGGTACAGGCGAACACTGCCGCGGCATTGGGTGGCATGCGCTTTGGAGATCAGGTGCTGCAGATAAACGGGGAGAACTGCGCTGGGTGGAGCACGGACAAGGCCCACAAGGTGCTGAAGAACGCCAGCGCAGAGCGGATAGCCTTTGTGGTACGGGACAG ACCATTTGAGCGCACCATCACCCTGCACAAAGACATCAACGGCCAACTGGGTTTCATCTTTAAGAAGGGGAAGATCACTTTTATCGTGAAGGACAGTTCTGCTGCCCGCAACGGCCTCCTGACTGATCACCACATTTGTGAAGTCAATGGGCAGAATGTAATTGGACTTAAG GATCCACAGATTACAGACATCCTGAACTCCGCTGGTGGAGTGATCACTGTCACTGTCACACCCGCCATCATCTTTGAGCACATGACAAAAAA GATGTCTTCCAGCATTGTGAAGAGCCTAATGGACCACTCTATCCCGGAGGTGTGA